One window of Oncorhynchus masou masou isolate Uvic2021 chromosome 28, UVic_Omas_1.1, whole genome shotgun sequence genomic DNA carries:
- the scai gene encoding protein SCAI isoform X1: protein MTKCSLVLTCVLWLLSSHRCSVDFQGREAGDMTGAGAEDDIPLGERKTVTDFCYLLDKSKQLFNGLRDLPQYGHKQWQSYFGRTFDVYTKLWKFQQQHRQVLDNRYGLKRWQIGEVASKIGQLYYHYYLRTSETSYLNEAFSFYSAIRQRSYYYQVNKEDRPELVVKKLRYYARYIVVCLLLNKMDLVKVLVKELSEEIEDYTQRFNTEDQLEWNLVLQEVAAFVEADPVVVLNDENTVVFTSNRLQEGGVPQLEQGMVVGQLTLADALIIGNCNNQVKFSELTIDMFRILQALEREPVNLATTTSKPGTLALTPCLPSQEPSEKPAKRENPHKYLLYKPTFSQLYTFLSASFKELPANSVLLVYLSATGVFPTGRLDYEGPYDFGGVLTNTNRDVVNGETVQKRNQAQKEMHCLHPGDLFPFTRKPLFVIVDSSNSTAYKNFTNLFGQPLVCLLSPTVYPKSMQDQSQRGSLFTLFLYCPLLAFLSVCGLSSLRQGLWEKAEEFLHKVYRDIGQMITRSQAIDQAFLQFYGDEFLRLLLIRFVFCSATLRLHKLFRESRSFPESYPQLPKQDTVESSLLQKHVLELAAMLDVRSLFWDGTLDVNY from the exons ATGACAAAATGCTCTTTAGTTTTAACATGCGTATTATGGCTTCTATCAAGTCATAGATGCTCTGTGGATTTTCAGGGGAGAGAAGCAGGTGacatgactggagctggggctgaggATGACATCCCATTGGGTGAAAGGAAGACGGTCACAGACTTCTGCTACCTGCTGGACAAGTCCAAACAACTCTTCAATGGTCTAag AGATCTTCCTCAGTACGGACACAAGCAGTGGCAGTCCTACTTCGGCCGCACCTTTGACGTCTACACCAAGCTGTGGAAGTTTCAGCAGCAGCACAG GCAGGTCCTGGACAATCGGTATGGCCTGAAGAGATGGCAGATAGGGGAGGTGGCGTCCAAAATAGGCcagctgtactaccactacta TCTTCGTACCTCAGAAACAAGTTACCTGAATGAGGCCTTCTCGTTCTACTCGGCCATCCGTCAGCGGTCCTACTACTATCAGGTCAACAAAGAGGATAG GCCTGAGTTGGTAGTGAAGAAGCTTCGGTATTATGCCCGCTACATAGTAGTCTGTTTACTTCTGAACAAGATGGACCTAGTGAAGGTGCTGGTCAAG GAGCTGTCAGAGGAAATCGAGGACTATACACAGCGCTTCAACACAGAAGATCAGTTAGAATGGAATCTTGTCTTACAAGAGGTGGCAGCTTTTGTGGAG GCAGACCCAGTGGTGGTGCTGAACGATGAAAATACTGTGGTCTTCACATCCAATCGGCTACAGGAGGGGGGCGTGCCTCAGTTGGAACAGGGAATGGTAGTTGGCCAGCTTACCCTGGCAGATGCACTAATCATTGGAAACTGCAACAACCAG GTCAAATTCAGTGAGCTAACCATCGATATGTTCCGCATACTCCAAGCTTTGGAGCGGGAACCAGTCAACCTGGCTACTACAACTTCTAAACCTGGAACATTG GCCCTTACCCCATGTCTTCCTTCACAGGAACCCAGCGAGAAGCCAGCCAAGAGAGAGAACCCTCACAAGTACTTGCTGTACAAGCCAACGTTCAGCCAGCTCTACACCTTCTTGTCTGCCTCCTTTAAG GAGTTGCCAGCGAACAGTGTGCTGCTCGTCTATCTTTCAGCTACTGGAGTCTTCCCTACCGGACGCTTGGATTATGAGG GACCATATGACTTTGGAGGAGTTCTCACCAACACAAACCGTGATGTGGTGAACGGGGAGACTGTACAGAAAAGGAACCAAGCCCAAAAAGAGATGCACTG CCTTCACCCTGGGGACTTGTTCCCTTTCACCCGGAAGCCTCTTTTTGTCATTGTGGACTCTTCCAACAGCACAGCCTATAAG AATTTCACCAATCTCTTTGGTCAGCCGCTGGTGTGCCTGCTATCTCCCACAGTCTATCCAAAGAGCATGCAAG ACCAGTCTCAGCGCGGCAGCCTCTTCACACTCTTCCTGTACTGCCCCCTTCTGGCTTTCTTGTCAGTGTGTGGCCTGAGCAGCCTGCGCCAAGGATTGTGGGAGAAGGCCGAGGAGTTTCTACACAAGGTGTACCGTGACATCGGCCAGATGATTACACGCTCACAAGCTATAg ACCAAGCCTTTCTACAGTTCTACGGTGATGAGTTCCTCCGATTGTTACTGATCCGCTTTGTGTTTTGCTCGGCTACACTGAGACTGCACAAGCTCTTCCGG GAGTCCAGGAGCTTCCCGGAATCGTACCCTCAGCTACCCAAACAGGACACGGTGGAGAGCAGCCTCCTGCAGAAGCACGTTCTGGAGCTGGCCGCCATGTTGGATGTGCGGAGCCTCTTTTGGGACGGAACGCTGGACGTGAACTACTAA
- the scai gene encoding protein SCAI isoform X2 — translation MTKCSLVLTCVLWLLSSHRCSVDFQGREAGDMTGAGAEDDIPLGERKTVTDFCYLLDKSKQLFNGLRDLPQYGHKQWQSYFGRTFDVYTKLWKFQQQHRQVLDNRYGLKRWQIGEVASKIGQLYYHYYLRTSETSYLNEAFSFYSAIRQRSYYYQVNKEDRPELVVKKLRYYARYIVVCLLLNKMDLVKVLVKELSEEIEDYTQRFNTEDQLEWNLVLQEVAAFVEADPVVVLNDENTVVFTSNRLQEGGVPQLEQGMVVGQLTLADALIIGNCNNQVKFSELTIDMFRILQALEREPVNLATTTSKPGTLEPSEKPAKRENPHKYLLYKPTFSQLYTFLSASFKELPANSVLLVYLSATGVFPTGRLDYEGPYDFGGVLTNTNRDVVNGETVQKRNQAQKEMHCLHPGDLFPFTRKPLFVIVDSSNSTAYKNFTNLFGQPLVCLLSPTVYPKSMQDQSQRGSLFTLFLYCPLLAFLSVCGLSSLRQGLWEKAEEFLHKVYRDIGQMITRSQAIDQAFLQFYGDEFLRLLLIRFVFCSATLRLHKLFRESRSFPESYPQLPKQDTVESSLLQKHVLELAAMLDVRSLFWDGTLDVNY, via the exons ATGACAAAATGCTCTTTAGTTTTAACATGCGTATTATGGCTTCTATCAAGTCATAGATGCTCTGTGGATTTTCAGGGGAGAGAAGCAGGTGacatgactggagctggggctgaggATGACATCCCATTGGGTGAAAGGAAGACGGTCACAGACTTCTGCTACCTGCTGGACAAGTCCAAACAACTCTTCAATGGTCTAag AGATCTTCCTCAGTACGGACACAAGCAGTGGCAGTCCTACTTCGGCCGCACCTTTGACGTCTACACCAAGCTGTGGAAGTTTCAGCAGCAGCACAG GCAGGTCCTGGACAATCGGTATGGCCTGAAGAGATGGCAGATAGGGGAGGTGGCGTCCAAAATAGGCcagctgtactaccactacta TCTTCGTACCTCAGAAACAAGTTACCTGAATGAGGCCTTCTCGTTCTACTCGGCCATCCGTCAGCGGTCCTACTACTATCAGGTCAACAAAGAGGATAG GCCTGAGTTGGTAGTGAAGAAGCTTCGGTATTATGCCCGCTACATAGTAGTCTGTTTACTTCTGAACAAGATGGACCTAGTGAAGGTGCTGGTCAAG GAGCTGTCAGAGGAAATCGAGGACTATACACAGCGCTTCAACACAGAAGATCAGTTAGAATGGAATCTTGTCTTACAAGAGGTGGCAGCTTTTGTGGAG GCAGACCCAGTGGTGGTGCTGAACGATGAAAATACTGTGGTCTTCACATCCAATCGGCTACAGGAGGGGGGCGTGCCTCAGTTGGAACAGGGAATGGTAGTTGGCCAGCTTACCCTGGCAGATGCACTAATCATTGGAAACTGCAACAACCAG GTCAAATTCAGTGAGCTAACCATCGATATGTTCCGCATACTCCAAGCTTTGGAGCGGGAACCAGTCAACCTGGCTACTACAACTTCTAAACCTGGAACATTG GAACCCAGCGAGAAGCCAGCCAAGAGAGAGAACCCTCACAAGTACTTGCTGTACAAGCCAACGTTCAGCCAGCTCTACACCTTCTTGTCTGCCTCCTTTAAG GAGTTGCCAGCGAACAGTGTGCTGCTCGTCTATCTTTCAGCTACTGGAGTCTTCCCTACCGGACGCTTGGATTATGAGG GACCATATGACTTTGGAGGAGTTCTCACCAACACAAACCGTGATGTGGTGAACGGGGAGACTGTACAGAAAAGGAACCAAGCCCAAAAAGAGATGCACTG CCTTCACCCTGGGGACTTGTTCCCTTTCACCCGGAAGCCTCTTTTTGTCATTGTGGACTCTTCCAACAGCACAGCCTATAAG AATTTCACCAATCTCTTTGGTCAGCCGCTGGTGTGCCTGCTATCTCCCACAGTCTATCCAAAGAGCATGCAAG ACCAGTCTCAGCGCGGCAGCCTCTTCACACTCTTCCTGTACTGCCCCCTTCTGGCTTTCTTGTCAGTGTGTGGCCTGAGCAGCCTGCGCCAAGGATTGTGGGAGAAGGCCGAGGAGTTTCTACACAAGGTGTACCGTGACATCGGCCAGATGATTACACGCTCACAAGCTATAg ACCAAGCCTTTCTACAGTTCTACGGTGATGAGTTCCTCCGATTGTTACTGATCCGCTTTGTGTTTTGCTCGGCTACACTGAGACTGCACAAGCTCTTCCGG GAGTCCAGGAGCTTCCCGGAATCGTACCCTCAGCTACCCAAACAGGACACGGTGGAGAGCAGCCTCCTGCAGAAGCACGTTCTGGAGCTGGCCGCCATGTTGGATGTGCGGAGCCTCTTTTGGGACGGAACGCTGGACGTGAACTACTAA
- the scai gene encoding protein SCAI isoform X3 codes for MTGAGAEDDIPLGERKTVTDFCYLLDKSKQLFNGLRDLPQYGHKQWQSYFGRTFDVYTKLWKFQQQHRQVLDNRYGLKRWQIGEVASKIGQLYYHYYLRTSETSYLNEAFSFYSAIRQRSYYYQVNKEDRPELVVKKLRYYARYIVVCLLLNKMDLVKVLVKELSEEIEDYTQRFNTEDQLEWNLVLQEVAAFVEADPVVVLNDENTVVFTSNRLQEGGVPQLEQGMVVGQLTLADALIIGNCNNQVKFSELTIDMFRILQALEREPVNLATTTSKPGTLALTPCLPSQEPSEKPAKRENPHKYLLYKPTFSQLYTFLSASFKELPANSVLLVYLSATGVFPTGRLDYEGPYDFGGVLTNTNRDVVNGETVQKRNQAQKEMHCLHPGDLFPFTRKPLFVIVDSSNSTAYKNFTNLFGQPLVCLLSPTVYPKSMQDQSQRGSLFTLFLYCPLLAFLSVCGLSSLRQGLWEKAEEFLHKVYRDIGQMITRSQAIDQAFLQFYGDEFLRLLLIRFVFCSATLRLHKLFRESRSFPESYPQLPKQDTVESSLLQKHVLELAAMLDVRSLFWDGTLDVNY; via the exons atgactggagctggggctgaggATGACATCCCATTGGGTGAAAGGAAGACGGTCACAGACTTCTGCTACCTGCTGGACAAGTCCAAACAACTCTTCAATGGTCTAag AGATCTTCCTCAGTACGGACACAAGCAGTGGCAGTCCTACTTCGGCCGCACCTTTGACGTCTACACCAAGCTGTGGAAGTTTCAGCAGCAGCACAG GCAGGTCCTGGACAATCGGTATGGCCTGAAGAGATGGCAGATAGGGGAGGTGGCGTCCAAAATAGGCcagctgtactaccactacta TCTTCGTACCTCAGAAACAAGTTACCTGAATGAGGCCTTCTCGTTCTACTCGGCCATCCGTCAGCGGTCCTACTACTATCAGGTCAACAAAGAGGATAG GCCTGAGTTGGTAGTGAAGAAGCTTCGGTATTATGCCCGCTACATAGTAGTCTGTTTACTTCTGAACAAGATGGACCTAGTGAAGGTGCTGGTCAAG GAGCTGTCAGAGGAAATCGAGGACTATACACAGCGCTTCAACACAGAAGATCAGTTAGAATGGAATCTTGTCTTACAAGAGGTGGCAGCTTTTGTGGAG GCAGACCCAGTGGTGGTGCTGAACGATGAAAATACTGTGGTCTTCACATCCAATCGGCTACAGGAGGGGGGCGTGCCTCAGTTGGAACAGGGAATGGTAGTTGGCCAGCTTACCCTGGCAGATGCACTAATCATTGGAAACTGCAACAACCAG GTCAAATTCAGTGAGCTAACCATCGATATGTTCCGCATACTCCAAGCTTTGGAGCGGGAACCAGTCAACCTGGCTACTACAACTTCTAAACCTGGAACATTG GCCCTTACCCCATGTCTTCCTTCACAGGAACCCAGCGAGAAGCCAGCCAAGAGAGAGAACCCTCACAAGTACTTGCTGTACAAGCCAACGTTCAGCCAGCTCTACACCTTCTTGTCTGCCTCCTTTAAG GAGTTGCCAGCGAACAGTGTGCTGCTCGTCTATCTTTCAGCTACTGGAGTCTTCCCTACCGGACGCTTGGATTATGAGG GACCATATGACTTTGGAGGAGTTCTCACCAACACAAACCGTGATGTGGTGAACGGGGAGACTGTACAGAAAAGGAACCAAGCCCAAAAAGAGATGCACTG CCTTCACCCTGGGGACTTGTTCCCTTTCACCCGGAAGCCTCTTTTTGTCATTGTGGACTCTTCCAACAGCACAGCCTATAAG AATTTCACCAATCTCTTTGGTCAGCCGCTGGTGTGCCTGCTATCTCCCACAGTCTATCCAAAGAGCATGCAAG ACCAGTCTCAGCGCGGCAGCCTCTTCACACTCTTCCTGTACTGCCCCCTTCTGGCTTTCTTGTCAGTGTGTGGCCTGAGCAGCCTGCGCCAAGGATTGTGGGAGAAGGCCGAGGAGTTTCTACACAAGGTGTACCGTGACATCGGCCAGATGATTACACGCTCACAAGCTATAg ACCAAGCCTTTCTACAGTTCTACGGTGATGAGTTCCTCCGATTGTTACTGATCCGCTTTGTGTTTTGCTCGGCTACACTGAGACTGCACAAGCTCTTCCGG GAGTCCAGGAGCTTCCCGGAATCGTACCCTCAGCTACCCAAACAGGACACGGTGGAGAGCAGCCTCCTGCAGAAGCACGTTCTGGAGCTGGCCGCCATGTTGGATGTGCGGAGCCTCTTTTGGGACGGAACGCTGGACGTGAACTACTAA